In Balneola vulgaris DSM 17893, the following are encoded in one genomic region:
- a CDS encoding T9SS type A sorting domain-containing protein, translating into MKNSILLASICFLLASISVNAQSSGDIAFTGFNSDGEDDFSFVVLKTLPSTTIYFTDNEWSGSTLGSTEGTLAWVTGGSITAGTVVTVTDASDGAGSLAVSAGSITESGTFDLDNAGDVIYAYIGSAGTPSTFLAAIANKTSNLNLSGTGLVEGVHAIDISNGSGDPDAGEYTGIISGTISFLLTTINDIVGWVTNDDGEGLLPFPNSNHTISGDPSQVIYGNAGWRMLSMPITGGIVTDVSDDAPVQGIAGGDDPSADANFYYNPGADTDAIIGWTEPDNVTTAWGDGLGFIMYFYDNTTNGSSELPLAIDASGSEPSSTVTVDLTHKYTLIGNPFQAVIKQDDVEGNLLGGIFQGGLVSPIAVWNDSAGTYLTYNFGEGNTIDTWQGFVVERNSIVFPLASEVNIPTSAKVSDTTADISSFNKMVNNYRSISLALRGEGYSDLSNKIYFSNVANEGYDSFDGSKIQPLNGAPYLAFTLNHEGEDQFLVQDARSMNPQGLQVYHLDVNDQGQSGEFTISWEKWKNIPSEWSFTITDNVTGEEVDMRSLDSYTFNLSAKQKLAAPSALAPPQMKAKGSGSQPRFTITMDPGTSVSNEREDTPDSFVLQQNYPNPFNPSTTIRYSVAEAGPVQLTVYNVMGQKVAQLINETKTAGSYQVT; encoded by the coding sequence ATGAAGAATTCGATACTATTAGCTAGTATTTGTTTTTTGCTAGCTAGCATTTCAGTAAACGCACAATCATCCGGTGATATCGCTTTCACAGGATTCAATTCAGACGGAGAAGACGATTTCTCCTTTGTTGTTCTTAAAACCCTTCCAAGTACAACTATATATTTCACAGACAACGAATGGTCAGGTTCTACTTTAGGATCTACAGAAGGGACCCTTGCTTGGGTAACCGGTGGTAGTATTACTGCAGGAACAGTAGTTACTGTAACCGATGCCAGTGATGGTGCGGGATCATTAGCTGTTTCAGCTGGAAGTATTACCGAAAGCGGTACTTTCGATTTAGACAATGCTGGTGATGTAATTTACGCATACATAGGAAGTGCAGGAACACCGAGTACTTTTTTAGCAGCTATAGCTAATAAGACATCAAATTTAAATTTAAGCGGTACAGGCCTTGTTGAAGGGGTGCATGCTATAGATATCTCCAATGGAAGTGGAGACCCAGATGCTGGTGAATACACAGGTATAATATCTGGAACGATTTCATTTCTGCTTACAACTATAAACGATATTGTTGGTTGGGTTACAAATGATGATGGGGAAGGATTATTACCTTTTCCGAATAGCAATCACACTATCAGTGGTGATCCATCTCAAGTGATTTACGGAAATGCAGGTTGGAGAATGTTATCCATGCCAATTACAGGCGGAATCGTGACCGATGTTTCTGATGACGCGCCCGTACAAGGTATTGCAGGCGGTGATGATCCTTCAGCGGATGCCAATTTTTATTACAACCCGGGTGCCGATACCGATGCAATTATTGGGTGGACAGAACCTGATAATGTAACCACTGCATGGGGTGATGGTCTTGGTTTTATCATGTATTTCTATGATAACACAACGAATGGAAGCTCTGAACTACCTTTAGCGATTGATGCATCAGGAAGTGAACCGAGTAGTACTGTTACGGTTGATTTAACTCATAAATACACCTTAATCGGTAATCCATTTCAGGCAGTTATTAAACAAGATGACGTGGAAGGAAATTTATTAGGTGGTATTTTTCAAGGTGGACTTGTGAGCCCTATAGCGGTTTGGAATGATAGTGCTGGAACATATTTAACCTATAACTTTGGCGAAGGAAATACGATTGACACTTGGCAAGGGTTTGTGGTAGAAAGAAACAGTATTGTTTTTCCATTAGCCTCTGAAGTAAATATCCCTACTTCAGCAAAAGTGTCGGATACTACAGCGGATATTTCATCATTTAATAAGATGGTGAACAATTACCGTTCTATCTCTCTAGCACTTCGTGGAGAAGGGTATTCAGACTTATCGAACAAAATCTATTTTAGCAATGTCGCAAATGAAGGCTATGATAGTTTTGATGGTTCGAAGATTCAGCCACTAAACGGTGCTCCATACTTAGCATTCACACTTAACCACGAAGGTGAAGATCAGTTTCTAGTTCAAGATGCAAGATCAATGAACCCACAAGGTTTGCAAGTGTACCACTTAGATGTGAACGATCAAGGTCAATCGGGTGAGTTCACTATTAGCTGGGAAAAGTGGAAAAATATTCCAAGTGAGTGGTCATTTACCATTACAGATAATGTTACTGGTGAAGAAGTAGATATGAGATCGTTAGATTCATATACTTTTAATCTATCAGCTAAACAAAAGTTAGCTGCACCTTCGGCATTAGCACCACCACAGATGAAAGCCAAAGGCAGTGGAAGTCAGCCTCGCTTTACCATTACGATGGACCCTGGTACTTCTGTAAGCAACGAACGTGAAGACACTCCTGATTCCTTTGTGCTTCAGCAAAACTATCCAAACCCGTTCAAC